A single Paenibacillus sp. FSL R5-0517 DNA region contains:
- a CDS encoding reverse transcriptase family protein, which yields MNYINRLREKLIESGYGVRYQNACLNYAQGLINKDLPVIFDKKHLSLLIGIDIQKLSYYIVSSDGFYTEHNLPKSNGGIRKITMPSLHLKEIQRWILDNILYRFSISESAYGFVRDRNIKDNASLHVNQPSVINFDIKDFFPSIKFEQVFLLFHSNGYTKEISYSLAKLCTYNGTLPQGAPSSPCIANILCNILDKRISNLVLNLGYRYSRYADDITISGDGKIKGLIPYIVNIIESENFNVNLNKMRIQENIPYKEITGLMVGETVKVKRKYKKKLEQHIYYCEKYGVYSHLKEIKNEEKSYFKEYLFGMANFVKMIEPNEGQKYLNRLNKISWGY from the coding sequence ATGAACTATATAAATAGGCTGAGAGAAAAATTAATTGAGTCAGGTTATGGAGTGCGTTATCAAAATGCCTGCTTAAATTATGCGCAAGGGCTGATTAATAAGGACTTACCTGTAATATTTGATAAAAAACATCTATCCTTATTAATTGGTATAGATATACAAAAATTGAGTTATTATATAGTTAGTTCAGATGGTTTTTATACTGAACATAATCTACCTAAGTCAAATGGTGGGATTAGAAAAATTACAATGCCGAGCCTTCATTTGAAAGAAATTCAGCGTTGGATACTAGATAATATTCTATACAGATTTTCAATAAGTGAATCTGCATATGGGTTTGTACGTGATAGAAATATAAAGGATAATGCTTCTTTGCATGTTAATCAACCCTCAGTAATTAATTTTGATATAAAGGATTTTTTCCCAAGTATAAAGTTTGAACAAGTTTTTCTTCTCTTCCATAGTAATGGTTATACTAAGGAGATATCTTACTCTCTAGCTAAACTATGTACATATAATGGAACACTCCCACAAGGAGCACCATCAAGTCCATGTATAGCTAATATATTATGTAATATTTTGGATAAGCGAATTTCAAATCTTGTACTAAATCTTGGATATAGGTATTCGAGATATGCTGATGATATAACTATTTCTGGGGATGGGAAAATAAAGGGTCTTATTCCATATATTGTTAATATAATAGAAAGTGAGAATTTTAATGTAAATTTGAATAAAATGAGAATACAGGAGAATATCCCTTACAAAGAAATCACTGGTCTAATGGTCGGTGAGACTGTTAAAGTAAAAAGAAAGTATAAAAAGAAGTTAGAACAGCATATTTATTATTGTGAAAAATACGGAGTTTATAGTCATCTTAAAGAGATAAAGAATGAAGAAAAGTCATATTTTAAAGAGTATCTCTTTGGAATGGCTAATTTTGTAAAAATGATTGAGCCGAATGAAGGACAAAAATATCTGAATAGACTGAATAAAATAAGTTGGGGCTATTAA
- the rlmH gene encoding 23S rRNA (pseudouridine(1915)-N(3))-methyltransferase RlmH, with the protein MFIQIIGVGKLKEKYLTLGIQEYAKRLAPYIKFQMIEVADEKAPDTLSEAEVRAVKEREGERILAHVKSEAHVVALALDGQLWSSEELALEIDKLGTYGTSHVVFVIGGSHGLSDEVLRRAKQRLSFGRMTLPHQLMRLVLVEQIYRAVKINRGEPYHK; encoded by the coding sequence ATGTTTATTCAGATTATTGGCGTAGGCAAATTGAAGGAAAAATATCTCACGCTGGGCATTCAGGAATATGCCAAGCGGCTCGCCCCGTACATCAAGTTTCAGATGATCGAGGTCGCAGACGAAAAGGCGCCCGATACCCTGAGCGAAGCTGAGGTTCGGGCGGTGAAAGAGCGCGAGGGCGAACGCATCCTCGCGCATGTGAAGAGCGAGGCGCATGTTGTCGCGCTCGCTTTGGATGGCCAGCTCTGGAGTTCCGAGGAGCTGGCATTGGAGATCGACAAGCTCGGCACGTATGGGACGAGCCATGTCGTGTTTGTTATCGGAGGAAGCCATGGGCTCTCCGATGAGGTGTTGCGCCGCGCGAAGCAGCGCTTGAGCTTCGGGCGCATGACCCTGCCGCATCAGCTTATGCGGCTGGTGTTGGTGGAGCAGATTTATCGTGCGGTCAAGATAAATCGGGGGGAACCGTACCACAAGTAG
- a CDS encoding CxxH/CxxC protein, with protein MYVVCKEHVDIAIDMFVDEYEDAPDIVDLKETEFADWDPPAKCAECEQHAEFLVV; from the coding sequence TGTATGCAAAGAACACGTGGACATTGCCATCGACATGTTTGTCGATGAGTATGAGGACGCTCCAGATATCGTTGATCTAAAGGAGACGGAATTTGCCGATTGGGACCCGCCTGCGAAGTGCGCAGAGTGCGAACAGCACGCGGAATTCCTCGTCGTTTAG